One Bos indicus isolate NIAB-ARS_2022 breed Sahiwal x Tharparkar chromosome 10, NIAB-ARS_B.indTharparkar_mat_pri_1.0, whole genome shotgun sequence DNA window includes the following coding sequences:
- the ZBTB25 gene encoding zinc finger and BTB domain-containing protein 25 isoform X4: MDTASHSLVLLQQLNMQREFGFLCDCTVAIGDVYFKAHRAVLAAFSNYFKMIFIHQTSECIKIQPTDIQPDIFSYLLHIMYTGKGPKQIVDHSRLEEGIRFLHADYLSHIATEMNQVFSPETVQSSNLYGIQISTTQKTAVKPGLEVKEAPSNNNGNRAAVQGDHPQLQLSLAIGLDDGTADQQRAHPASQALEEHQKPPVSIKQERCDPESVISQSRPSPSSEVTGPTFTESGIKIHLCHYCGERFDSRSNLRQHLHTHVSGSLPFGVPASILESNDLGEVHPLNENSEALECRRLSSFIVKENEQQPDLPNRGATEPLQISQVSLISKDTEPVELNCNFSFSRKRKISCTICGHKFLRKSQLLEHMYTHKGKSYRFNRCQRFGNALAQRFPPYCDSWSDIPLKSSRLSQEQLDSSCALESELTQENVDTILVE; encoded by the exons ATGGACACAGCTAGCCATAGCCTTGTTCTTCTGCAGCAGCTGAACATGCAGCGAGAATTTGGTTTTCTGTGTGATTGCACCGTTGCTATTGGAGACGTCTACTTCAAAGCCCACAGAGCAGTGCTTGCTGCTTTTTCTAACTATTTCAAGATGATATTTATTCACCAAACAAG tgaATGCATAAAAATACAACCAACTGACATCCAGCCTGACATATTCAGCTATTTGTTGCACATTATGTACACGGGGAAAGGGCCAAAACAGATTGTGGACCATAGTCGTTTGGAGGAAGGGATTCGATTTCTTCACGCCGACTACCTTTCTCACATTGCAACTGAAATGAATCAAGTGTTCTCACCAGAGACTGTGCAGTCCTCAAATTTATATGGCATTCAGATCTCAACGACCCAAAAAACAGCTGTCAAACCAGGGCTGGAGGTCAAGGAAGCTCCTTCcaataacaatggaaacagagctGCTGTCCAGGGTGACCACCCCCAGTTGCAGCTCTCTCTTGCTATTGGGCTGGATGATGGCACTGCAGACCAGCAGAGGGCCCATCCTGCCTCCCAGGCCTTGGAGGAACACCAGAAGCCCCCAGTGTCCATCAAGCAGGAGAGATGTGACCCAGAATCTGTGATCTCCCAGAGCCGCCCCTCACCTTCATCAGAGGTGACAGGCCCCACTTTCACCGAAAGCGGTATCAAAATACACTTATGCCATTACTGTGGGGAACGTTTTGATTCCCGTAGTAATCTAAGACAACATCTCCACACCCACGTGTCTGGATCCCTCCCATTTGGTGTCCCTGCTTCCATTCTGGAGAGTAATGACCTTGGTGAAGTGCATCCACTTAATGAAAATAGCGAGGCTCTTGAATGCCGCAGGCTCAGCTCCTTTATTGTCAAGGAGAATGAGCAGCAGCCCGACCTCCCAAACCGGGGTGCCACAGAGCCTTTGCAGATCAGTCAAGTGTCTTTGATCTCCAAAGACACTGAGCCAGTAGAATTaaactgtaatttttctttttcaaggaaaagaaaaatcagctgTACCATCTGTGGTCATAAGTTTCTCCGAAAGAGCCAATTGCtggagcacatgtacacacacaaaggTAAATCTTACAGGTTTAACCGATGCCAAAGGTTCGGTAATGCATTAGCCCAGAGATTTCCGCCATATTGTGACAGCTGGTCTGACATCCCCCTGAAAAGTTCTCGTTTGTCGCAAGAACAGTTAGATTCGTCCTGTGCCTTAGAGTCAGAACTCACACAAGAAAATGTGGACACTATCCTGGTTGAGTAG
- the ZBTB25 gene encoding zinc finger and BTB domain-containing protein 25 isoform X1, whose translation MGLGSSRLPKGRLLLSHSVQMSEPGPRGPSSWDPPSQATMDTASHSLVLLQQLNMQREFGFLCDCTVAIGDVYFKAHRAVLAAFSNYFKMIFIHQTSECIKIQPTDIQPDIFSYLLHIMYTGKGPKQIVDHSRLEEGIRFLHADYLSHIATEMNQVFSPETVQSSNLYGIQISTTQKTAVKPGLEVKEAPSNNNGNRAAVQGDHPQLQLSLAIGLDDGTADQQRAHPASQALEEHQKPPVSIKQERCDPESVISQSRPSPSSEVTGPTFTESGIKIHLCHYCGERFDSRSNLRQHLHTHVSGSLPFGVPASILESNDLGEVHPLNENSEALECRRLSSFIVKENEQQPDLPNRGATEPLQISQVSLISKDTEPVELNCNFSFSRKRKISCTICGHKFLRKSQLLEHMYTHKGKSYRFNRCQRFGNALAQRFPPYCDSWSDIPLKSSRLSQEQLDSSCALESELTQENVDTILVE comes from the exons AGCCACAATGGACACAGCTAGCCATAGCCTTGTTCTTCTGCAGCAGCTGAACATGCAGCGAGAATTTGGTTTTCTGTGTGATTGCACCGTTGCTATTGGAGACGTCTACTTCAAAGCCCACAGAGCAGTGCTTGCTGCTTTTTCTAACTATTTCAAGATGATATTTATTCACCAAACAAG tgaATGCATAAAAATACAACCAACTGACATCCAGCCTGACATATTCAGCTATTTGTTGCACATTATGTACACGGGGAAAGGGCCAAAACAGATTGTGGACCATAGTCGTTTGGAGGAAGGGATTCGATTTCTTCACGCCGACTACCTTTCTCACATTGCAACTGAAATGAATCAAGTGTTCTCACCAGAGACTGTGCAGTCCTCAAATTTATATGGCATTCAGATCTCAACGACCCAAAAAACAGCTGTCAAACCAGGGCTGGAGGTCAAGGAAGCTCCTTCcaataacaatggaaacagagctGCTGTCCAGGGTGACCACCCCCAGTTGCAGCTCTCTCTTGCTATTGGGCTGGATGATGGCACTGCAGACCAGCAGAGGGCCCATCCTGCCTCCCAGGCCTTGGAGGAACACCAGAAGCCCCCAGTGTCCATCAAGCAGGAGAGATGTGACCCAGAATCTGTGATCTCCCAGAGCCGCCCCTCACCTTCATCAGAGGTGACAGGCCCCACTTTCACCGAAAGCGGTATCAAAATACACTTATGCCATTACTGTGGGGAACGTTTTGATTCCCGTAGTAATCTAAGACAACATCTCCACACCCACGTGTCTGGATCCCTCCCATTTGGTGTCCCTGCTTCCATTCTGGAGAGTAATGACCTTGGTGAAGTGCATCCACTTAATGAAAATAGCGAGGCTCTTGAATGCCGCAGGCTCAGCTCCTTTATTGTCAAGGAGAATGAGCAGCAGCCCGACCTCCCAAACCGGGGTGCCACAGAGCCTTTGCAGATCAGTCAAGTGTCTTTGATCTCCAAAGACACTGAGCCAGTAGAATTaaactgtaatttttctttttcaaggaaaagaaaaatcagctgTACCATCTGTGGTCATAAGTTTCTCCGAAAGAGCCAATTGCtggagcacatgtacacacacaaaggTAAATCTTACAGGTTTAACCGATGCCAAAGGTTCGGTAATGCATTAGCCCAGAGATTTCCGCCATATTGTGACAGCTGGTCTGACATCCCCCTGAAAAGTTCTCGTTTGTCGCAAGAACAGTTAGATTCGTCCTGTGCCTTAGAGTCAGAACTCACACAAGAAAATGTGGACACTATCCTGGTTGAGTAG
- the ZBTB25 gene encoding zinc finger and BTB domain-containing protein 25 isoform X5: MGLGSSRLPKGRLLLSHSVQMSEPGPRGPSSWDPPSQATMDTASHSLVLLQQLNMQREFGFLCDCTVAIGDVYFKAHRAVLAAFSNYFKMIFIHQTSECIKIQPTDIQPDIFSYLLHIMYTGKGPKQIVDHSRLEEGIRFLHADYLSHIATEMNQVFSPETVQSSNLYGIQISTTQKTAVKPGLEVKEAPSNNNGNRAAVQGDHPQLQLSLAIGLDDGTADQQRAHPASQALEEHQKPPVSIKQERCDPESVISQSRPSPSSEVTGPTFTESGIKIHLCHYCGERFDSRSNLRQHLHTHVSGSLPFGVPASILESNDLGEVHPLNENSEALECRRLSSFIVKENEQQPDLPNRGATEPLQISQVSLISKDTEPVELNCNFSFSRKRKISCTICGHKFLRKSQLLEHMYTHKAVSAKCCLPSVEWSCMDVRVGL, encoded by the exons AGCCACAATGGACACAGCTAGCCATAGCCTTGTTCTTCTGCAGCAGCTGAACATGCAGCGAGAATTTGGTTTTCTGTGTGATTGCACCGTTGCTATTGGAGACGTCTACTTCAAAGCCCACAGAGCAGTGCTTGCTGCTTTTTCTAACTATTTCAAGATGATATTTATTCACCAAACAAG tgaATGCATAAAAATACAACCAACTGACATCCAGCCTGACATATTCAGCTATTTGTTGCACATTATGTACACGGGGAAAGGGCCAAAACAGATTGTGGACCATAGTCGTTTGGAGGAAGGGATTCGATTTCTTCACGCCGACTACCTTTCTCACATTGCAACTGAAATGAATCAAGTGTTCTCACCAGAGACTGTGCAGTCCTCAAATTTATATGGCATTCAGATCTCAACGACCCAAAAAACAGCTGTCAAACCAGGGCTGGAGGTCAAGGAAGCTCCTTCcaataacaatggaaacagagctGCTGTCCAGGGTGACCACCCCCAGTTGCAGCTCTCTCTTGCTATTGGGCTGGATGATGGCACTGCAGACCAGCAGAGGGCCCATCCTGCCTCCCAGGCCTTGGAGGAACACCAGAAGCCCCCAGTGTCCATCAAGCAGGAGAGATGTGACCCAGAATCTGTGATCTCCCAGAGCCGCCCCTCACCTTCATCAGAGGTGACAGGCCCCACTTTCACCGAAAGCGGTATCAAAATACACTTATGCCATTACTGTGGGGAACGTTTTGATTCCCGTAGTAATCTAAGACAACATCTCCACACCCACGTGTCTGGATCCCTCCCATTTGGTGTCCCTGCTTCCATTCTGGAGAGTAATGACCTTGGTGAAGTGCATCCACTTAATGAAAATAGCGAGGCTCTTGAATGCCGCAGGCTCAGCTCCTTTATTGTCAAGGAGAATGAGCAGCAGCCCGACCTCCCAAACCGGGGTGCCACAGAGCCTTTGCAGATCAGTCAAGTGTCTTTGATCTCCAAAGACACTGAGCCAGTAGAATTaaactgtaatttttctttttcaaggaaaagaaaaatcagctgTACCATCTGTGGTCATAAGTTTCTCCGAAAGAGCCAATTGCtggagcacatgtacacacacaaag CAGTGTCTGCCAAATGTTGTCTTCCTAGTGTTGAG tggtcatgtatggatgtgagagttggactataa